In a single window of the Micromonospora sp. WMMD1155 genome:
- a CDS encoding HNH endonuclease — MPDIRPTVGSGALVLNATYEPLCVVSVRRAAILVLSAKAVCVADGDGILHSARDALPVPSVVRLTRFVRVPYRTHVGLSRRAIFARDGWRCAYCRGAAETIDHVFPRSRGGRHAWENVVAACARCNHTKGDKTPAEMGWRLHALPAAPKGTAWRVLGHRAPDPRWADWLDLREPEAAA, encoded by the coding sequence ATGCCTGACATACGACCCACGGTGGGCTCCGGCGCGTTGGTCCTCAACGCCACCTACGAGCCGCTGTGTGTCGTGTCGGTGCGCCGCGCCGCGATCCTCGTCCTCTCCGCCAAGGCGGTCTGCGTCGCCGACGGCGACGGCATTCTGCACAGCGCGCGCGACGCGCTCCCGGTGCCGTCCGTGGTCCGGTTGACGCGCTTCGTCCGGGTGCCGTATCGGACGCACGTCGGGTTGTCCCGGCGTGCGATCTTCGCCAGGGACGGTTGGCGGTGCGCCTACTGCCGGGGTGCCGCCGAGACCATCGACCATGTCTTCCCGCGCAGCCGGGGCGGCCGGCACGCCTGGGAGAACGTGGTGGCCGCGTGCGCCCGCTGCAACCACACCAAGGGCGACAAGACCCCGGCCGAGATGGGGTGGCGGTTACACGCGCTGCCCGCCGCGCCGAAGGGCACCGCCTGGCGTGTCCTCGGGCACCGCGCTCCCGACCCCCGCTGGGCCGACTGGCTCGACCTGCGCGAGCCCGAAGCCGCCGCCTGA
- a CDS encoding DUF6194 family protein → MTMGTTEVSWVGAGAIVASLLGDRYAVIVGSLGASPTLGIGAPAASTYEGVLQQKLGLPGYVRASDIGPARRREHDYRYFPLDQVTVDHADAVLHIPTGVDAAVLAARILALPGVEQVLASKENGSPEAAWGDRFFYVGPDRRQPFATIVEHDVPGFDEASELDRPGVFRLNLDLGRAEFERVFGFPPKAFEEHRGDFDFARLDTLLPHPSYARYAFGSIVMPGPQMLPEIDRLLAIAHARATERHERAARRTTDQRE, encoded by the coding sequence ATGACGATGGGCACGACCGAGGTGTCGTGGGTCGGAGCCGGCGCGATCGTCGCATCGCTTCTGGGTGACCGGTACGCGGTGATCGTCGGCAGCCTCGGCGCGAGCCCCACGCTCGGCATCGGGGCACCCGCCGCGTCCACCTACGAGGGCGTACTCCAGCAGAAGCTCGGCCTTCCCGGTTATGTCCGGGCATCCGACATCGGCCCCGCGCGACGGCGGGAGCACGACTACCGCTACTTCCCCCTGGATCAGGTCACCGTCGACCACGCGGACGCCGTGCTGCACATCCCGACCGGCGTCGACGCGGCGGTGCTCGCCGCTCGCATTCTGGCGCTGCCCGGCGTCGAGCAGGTGCTCGCGAGCAAGGAGAACGGGTCGCCCGAGGCCGCCTGGGGCGACCGCTTCTTCTACGTCGGCCCGGACCGACGCCAACCGTTCGCCACCATCGTCGAGCACGACGTGCCCGGCTTCGACGAGGCATCCGAGCTGGACCGACCGGGGGTCTTCCGCCTCAACCTGGACCTGGGTCGAGCTGAGTTCGAGCGGGTGTTCGGCTTCCCGCCCAAGGCATTCGAGGAGCACCGGGGCGACTTCGACTTCGCCCGGCTGGACACCCTCCTGCCGCACCCGTCCTACGCCCGGTACGCCTTCGGCAGCATCGTCATGCCCGGCCCGCAGATGCTGCCCGAGATCGACCGGCTGCTGGCCATCGCGCACGCCCGCGCGACGGAGCGGCACGAGCGCGCGGCACGCCGGACGACCGACCAGCGGGAGTGA
- a CDS encoding class F sortase, with the protein MRASGRLVARASRRLRRVAGQAGLASVTTTDPATRPLPPRRPAAVASPSTRRRFGTGPGLPVLAVATLMVLIVAMLGVEQVTGMSLLPDRLSAGFRPPPKKFPVLSSSRPTSLAIEKIDLRAPVHDVGIAPDGTIAVPDVGRAQEAGWYDQGPTPGQYGPAVIVGHVDTTSGPAVFHQLRELRAGDQIEVTRTDRSVAVFEVDSVERFDKGRLPVDEVYGDFSRPSLRLITCGGQWVGGETGYSDNVVVFASLVEARQG; encoded by the coding sequence CTGCGCGCGTCCGGCCGGCTGGTGGCCCGCGCGTCCCGCCGGCTGCGCCGGGTCGCCGGGCAGGCCGGGTTGGCCAGCGTCACCACCACCGATCCGGCCACCCGACCGCTGCCACCCAGGCGTCCGGCCGCAGTGGCGTCGCCGTCGACTCGACGCCGCTTCGGTACGGGCCCGGGGCTGCCGGTGCTGGCCGTCGCCACCCTGATGGTGCTGATCGTGGCGATGCTCGGCGTCGAGCAGGTGACCGGCATGAGCCTGTTGCCGGATCGACTGAGCGCCGGTTTCCGACCGCCGCCGAAGAAGTTCCCGGTGCTGTCGTCGAGCCGCCCGACCAGCCTCGCCATCGAGAAGATCGACCTACGGGCCCCGGTGCACGACGTGGGCATCGCCCCGGACGGCACCATCGCCGTGCCGGACGTGGGCCGCGCGCAGGAGGCCGGCTGGTACGACCAGGGGCCGACCCCCGGCCAGTACGGTCCGGCGGTGATCGTCGGGCACGTCGACACCACCAGCGGGCCGGCGGTCTTCCACCAACTCCGCGAACTGCGCGCCGGTGACCAGATCGAGGTGACCCGCACCGACCGGAGCGTGGCGGTCTTCGAGGTGGACTCGGTGGAACGATTCGACAAGGGGCGACTGCCGGTGGACGAGGTGTACGGCGACTTCAGCCGCCCGAGCCTGCGCCTGATCACCTGCGGCGGTCAGTGGGTCGGCGGTGAGACCGGCTACTCGGACAACGTGGTGGTCTTCGCGTCGCTGGTCGAGGCGCGTCAGGGTTGA
- a CDS encoding Lrp/AsnC family transcriptional regulator, whose product MDDMDWALLRELQADARLSFSELSRRVHLSPPAVAERVRRLEEAGVITGYHAHVDLSRAGRTVVALIRMSCYGARCILHDASVAGWPEILEIHRITGDACSVLKVAAGSIGAFEGVIDRLAPYGQPSSTMVLSSPLGWQPITPLPSARATPRQR is encoded by the coding sequence GTGGACGACATGGACTGGGCGCTGCTGCGCGAGTTGCAGGCCGACGCGCGGCTCTCCTTCAGCGAGTTGTCCCGACGGGTGCACCTGTCGCCACCGGCGGTGGCCGAGCGGGTACGCCGACTGGAGGAGGCCGGGGTCATCACCGGCTACCACGCCCACGTCGACCTGAGCCGGGCCGGTCGCACAGTCGTCGCGCTGATCCGGATGTCCTGCTACGGCGCGCGCTGCATCCTGCACGACGCGTCGGTCGCCGGCTGGCCGGAGATCCTGGAGATCCATCGGATCACCGGTGACGCGTGCAGCGTGTTGAAGGTGGCCGCCGGCTCGATCGGCGCGTTCGAGGGGGTCATCGACCGGCTCGCCCCGTACGGCCAGCCGTCGAGCACGATGGTCCTCTCCTCTCCGCTGGGCTGGCAGCCGATCACCCCGCTCCCCTCCGCCCGGGCCACCCCCCGGCAACGCTGA
- a CDS encoding tryptophan 2,3-dioxygenase family protein, with the protein MEQTERRAPTRPAAVRPVTPGQRAAQAARTGGEPTLEFADMVPYDAYVQASALHKMQHPLSSDPGEMSFLMVSQIMELYFGLTCHELRETQRLIRADQVWEALAPLRRAKLHLEGLNAAWQGLRWMSPADFNRFRNLLGEASGFQSAMYRQLEFLLGLRDPALIRPFRRQTEVYAELTSALAAPSLWDDVLALLARRGFDLPADLLNRDVSVEHDPHPLVEAAWVRIYDDAAPDNHLRMLGEALSAVAEEFGDWRWNHVKAVQRTMGAKVGSGGSAGLAWLQRSMARVVFPELWSARTAM; encoded by the coding sequence GTGGAGCAGACGGAGCGGCGGGCCCCGACCCGCCCCGCCGCGGTGCGACCGGTGACCCCGGGGCAGCGGGCCGCCCAGGCGGCGCGCACCGGTGGCGAGCCGACGTTGGAGTTCGCCGACATGGTGCCGTACGACGCGTACGTGCAGGCCAGCGCCCTGCACAAGATGCAGCACCCGCTGAGCAGCGACCCGGGCGAGATGTCCTTCCTGATGGTCAGTCAGATCATGGAGCTGTACTTCGGGTTGACCTGCCACGAGCTGCGGGAGACCCAGCGGCTGATCCGCGCCGACCAGGTCTGGGAGGCGCTGGCCCCGTTGCGTCGGGCCAAGCTGCACCTGGAGGGGCTCAACGCCGCCTGGCAGGGTCTGCGCTGGATGAGCCCGGCCGACTTCAACAGGTTCCGCAACCTGCTCGGCGAGGCGTCCGGCTTCCAGTCGGCCATGTACCGACAGTTGGAGTTCCTGCTCGGGCTGCGCGACCCGGCGCTGATCCGACCGTTCCGTCGGCAGACCGAGGTGTACGCCGAGTTGACCAGCGCACTGGCCGCCCCGAGCCTCTGGGACGACGTGCTGGCGCTGCTCGCCCGGCGCGGCTTCGACCTCCCCGCCGACCTGCTGAACCGGGACGTGTCCGTCGAGCACGATCCGCACCCGCTGGTCGAGGCGGCCTGGGTGCGCATCTACGACGACGCCGCCCCGGACAACCACCTGCGCATGCTCGGCGAGGCGTTGAGCGCGGTCGCCGAGGAGTTCGGTGACTGGCGCTGGAACCACGTGAAGGCGGTGCAGCGGACCATGGGCGCGAAGGTCGGCAGCGGCGGTTCCGCCGGCCTGGCATGGTTGCAGCGCAGCATGGCGCGGGTGGTCTTCCCCGAGCTGTGGTCGGCCCGTACCGCGATGTGA
- the kynU gene encoding kynureninase, whose product MHTPEHEAHRLDEADPGHRHLFHVPPADGGDHPEAAYLAGNSLGLQPRATRDELLADLDAWGRLGVEGHLEAERAWLPYHELLTAPAARLVGGRPAETVVMNSLTVNLHLLMVSFYRPAGARTRIVIEDAAFPSDSYAVRSQARFHGLDPDDTVVRLRPRDGETSLRTEDVTDYLAAEGDRVALVLLGGVNYLTGELLDIPVITAAGRAAGAVVGWDLAHAVGNVPLALHDWDVDFAAWCSYKYLNSGPGALAGVFVHERHLGDPDLPRFEGWWSTAAATRFEMTPVSRPPATVEAWQISNPPIFAMGPVRTSLELFDSVGMPALRARSLRLTGWLESLLDQVVVDRPLRVVTPRDPARRGCQLSVRIGAGSAAELTKRLRYEHGVIADAREPDIVRFAPVPLYSTYLDCWRAAAALAATVGQVNP is encoded by the coding sequence ATGCACACCCCTGAACACGAGGCACACCGGCTGGACGAGGCCGACCCGGGCCACCGGCACCTGTTCCACGTGCCGCCGGCCGACGGCGGCGACCACCCCGAGGCGGCGTACCTCGCCGGTAACTCGCTCGGCCTGCAACCCCGGGCCACCCGCGACGAACTCCTCGCCGACCTGGACGCCTGGGGGCGGCTCGGCGTCGAGGGGCACCTCGAGGCGGAGCGCGCCTGGCTGCCGTACCACGAGCTGTTGACCGCACCGGCCGCCCGACTGGTCGGCGGCCGGCCCGCGGAGACCGTGGTGATGAACTCGCTCACCGTCAACCTGCACCTGCTGATGGTGAGTTTCTACCGCCCGGCCGGCGCCCGCACCCGCATCGTCATCGAGGACGCCGCGTTCCCCTCGGACAGCTACGCGGTGCGCAGCCAGGCCCGGTTCCACGGTCTGGACCCGGACGACACGGTGGTCCGGCTGCGCCCCCGCGACGGCGAGACATCGCTGCGCACCGAGGACGTGACCGACTACCTGGCCGCCGAGGGCGACCGGGTGGCCCTGGTGCTGCTCGGCGGGGTCAACTACCTCACCGGCGAGCTGCTGGACATCCCGGTGATCACCGCTGCCGGTCGGGCCGCGGGCGCGGTGGTCGGTTGGGACCTGGCCCACGCGGTGGGCAACGTGCCGCTGGCCCTGCACGACTGGGACGTCGACTTCGCCGCCTGGTGCTCCTACAAGTACCTGAACTCCGGCCCGGGTGCCCTCGCCGGCGTCTTCGTGCACGAGCGGCACCTCGGTGATCCGGACCTGCCCCGCTTCGAGGGGTGGTGGAGCACCGCGGCGGCCACCCGGTTCGAGATGACCCCGGTGTCCCGGCCACCGGCCACTGTGGAGGCATGGCAGATCTCCAACCCGCCGATCTTCGCGATGGGCCCGGTGCGTACCTCACTGGAGCTGTTCGACTCGGTCGGCATGCCCGCGTTGCGGGCCCGCAGCCTGCGGCTCACCGGCTGGTTGGAGTCGCTGCTCGACCAGGTCGTCGTCGACCGGCCGCTGCGCGTGGTCACCCCGCGCGACCCGGCCCGGCGTGGCTGCCAGCTCTCGGTGCGCATCGGGGCCGGCAGCGCCGCCGAGCTGACCAAACGCCTGCGGTACGAGCACGGCGTCATCGCCGACGCCCGGGAGCCGGACATCGTCCGGTTCGCCCCGGTGCCGCTCTACTCCACCTACCTCGACTGCTGGCGTGCGGCTGCCGCGTTGGCGGCGACGGTCGGGCAGGTGAACCCGTGA